A portion of the Vibrio coralliirubri genome contains these proteins:
- the gspF gene encoding type II secretion system inner membrane protein GspF, translating into MAAFEYKALDAKGKSKKGSIEADNARQARQRLKEQGLMPVEMTEAKAKTAKGAQPSTSFKRGISTPDLALITRQISTLVQSGMPLEECLKAVAEQSEKPRIRTMLLAVRSKVTEGYSLADSLADYPHIFDELFRAMVAAGEKSGHLDAVLERLADYAENRQKMRSKLLQAMIYPVVLVVFAVTIVSFLLATVVPKIVEPIIQMGQELPQSTQFLLASSEFIQNWGIQLLLLFIGVIVLIKTALKKPGVRMSWDRKLLSIPLIGKIAKGINTSRFARTLSICTSSAIPILEGMKVAVDVMSNHHVKQQVLQASDSVREGASLRKALDQTKLFPPMMLHMIASGEQSGQLEQMLTRAADNQDQSFESTVNIALGIFTPALIALMAGLVLFIVMATLMPMLEMNNLMSG; encoded by the coding sequence ATGGCGGCATTTGAATACAAAGCACTGGATGCCAAGGGTAAAAGCAAAAAGGGCTCGATTGAAGCGGATAACGCTCGTCAGGCTCGCCAACGCTTAAAGGAACAAGGCTTGATGCCGGTTGAGATGACCGAAGCCAAGGCCAAAACAGCGAAAGGTGCTCAGCCCTCGACCAGTTTTAAGCGTGGTATCAGCACGCCAGACCTTGCTTTGATTACTCGCCAAATTTCCACCTTGGTGCAATCAGGCATGCCGCTAGAAGAGTGCTTGAAAGCCGTTGCCGAACAGTCTGAAAAGCCACGCATTCGAACCATGTTACTGGCGGTTCGTTCGAAGGTAACGGAAGGTTATTCGCTAGCCGATAGTTTGGCTGATTACCCTCACATCTTTGATGAACTGTTTAGAGCCATGGTCGCAGCTGGTGAGAAATCGGGTCACTTAGATGCGGTATTGGAGCGACTGGCTGATTACGCAGAAAACCGTCAGAAGATGCGCTCTAAGTTGCTGCAAGCGATGATCTACCCTGTGGTGCTGGTGGTGTTTGCGGTGACGATTGTTTCGTTCCTGTTGGCAACCGTGGTACCTAAGATCGTTGAACCGATTATACAAATGGGCCAAGAACTTCCTCAATCGACACAATTTTTATTAGCATCGAGTGAATTTATCCAGAATTGGGGCATCCAATTACTATTGTTGTTCATCGGTGTGATTGTGTTGATTAAGACCGCGCTGAAAAAGCCGGGTGTTCGCATGAGTTGGGATCGCAAGCTATTAAGCATTCCACTGATCGGCAAGATCGCGAAAGGGATTAATACCTCTCGTTTTGCTCGAACACTCTCTATCTGTACCTCGAGTGCGATTCCTATCCTTGAAGGGATGAAGGTTGCGGTTGATGTAATGTCGAATCACCATGTGAAGCAACAAGTACTGCAGGCGTCAGACAGTGTTAGAGAAGGGGCAAGCCTGCGTAAAGCGCTCGATCAAACCAAACTCTTCCCTCCGATGATGCTGCATATGATCGCCAGTGGTGAGCAGAGTGGTCAGTTGGAACAAATGCTGACAAGAGCGGCGGACAACCAAGACCAAAGCTTTGAATCGACGGTGAATATCGCATTAGGTATCTTTACGCCAGCACTTATCGCTTTGATGGCAGGCTTAGTACTGTTCATTGTGATGGCGACTCTGATGCCGATGCTTGAAATGAATAATTTAATGAGCGGCTAA
- the gspE gene encoding type II secretion system ATPase GspE, whose translation MAELVGAARTYQRLPFSFANRYKMVLEYQHPERAPVLYYVEPLKSAAIIEVSRVVKNGFTPQAISADEFDKKLTDAYQRDSSEARQLMEDIGADNDDFFSLAEELPQDEDLLESEDDAPIIKLINAMLGEAIKEGASDIHIETFEKSLSIRFRIDGVLRDVLAPSRKLAPLLVSRVKVMAKLDIAEKRVPQDGRISLRIGGRAVDVRVSTMPSSHGERVVMRLLDKNATRLDLHSLGMTAENHENFRKLIQRPHGIILVTGPTGSGKSTTLYAGLQELNSNERNILTVEDPIEFDIDGIGQTQVNPKVDMTFARGLRAILRQDPDVVMIGEIRDLETAEIAVQASLTGHLVMSTLHTNTAIGAITRLRDMGIEPFLISSSLLGVLAQRLVRTLCNDCKEPYEADKEQKKLFGFKKKDSLTLYHAKGCESCSHKGYRGRTGIHELLMIDDSVQELIHSEAGEQAIEKAIRGTTPSIRDDGLSKVLKGVTSLEEVMRVTKEV comes from the coding sequence ATGGCTGAATTGGTAGGGGCGGCACGTACTTATCAGCGCTTGCCGTTTAGCTTTGCGAATCGCTACAAGATGGTGTTGGAATATCAGCACCCAGAGCGTGCGCCGGTGCTTTACTATGTGGAGCCTCTGAAGTCGGCAGCGATCATTGAAGTAAGTCGCGTGGTGAAAAATGGCTTCACGCCACAAGCGATCAGCGCAGACGAATTTGATAAAAAATTGACCGATGCTTATCAGCGTGACTCGTCGGAAGCTCGTCAGCTAATGGAAGACATTGGTGCCGACAACGACGATTTCTTCTCATTAGCAGAAGAGTTGCCACAAGATGAAGACTTGCTCGAATCAGAAGACGATGCGCCAATCATCAAGTTAATCAATGCGATGCTGGGCGAGGCGATCAAAGAAGGTGCTTCGGATATTCATATCGAAACCTTCGAGAAGTCACTGTCTATCCGTTTCCGTATTGATGGTGTGTTGCGTGATGTGTTGGCGCCGAGCCGTAAACTGGCTCCGCTGTTGGTTTCGCGTGTAAAGGTTATGGCTAAGTTAGATATTGCGGAAAAACGCGTGCCACAAGATGGTCGTATTTCTCTGCGTATCGGTGGCCGAGCGGTCGACGTTCGTGTATCAACCATGCCTTCTTCACATGGTGAGCGTGTGGTAATGCGTCTGTTGGATAAGAATGCCACTCGTCTAGACCTGCACAGTTTAGGCATGACGGCAGAGAACCACGAAAACTTCCGTAAGCTTATTCAGCGCCCACACGGCATTATCTTGGTTACTGGTCCTACGGGTTCTGGTAAATCAACCACTTTGTACGCCGGCCTGCAAGAGCTCAACAGCAACGAGCGCAATATCTTAACCGTTGAAGATCCAATCGAATTTGATATCGATGGCATTGGCCAAACGCAGGTAAACCCTAAGGTTGATATGACCTTTGCGCGTGGTTTACGTGCCATTCTTCGTCAAGATCCCGATGTGGTAATGATTGGTGAGATACGTGACTTGGAGACCGCAGAGATCGCTGTTCAAGCCTCTTTAACCGGTCACTTAGTAATGTCGACTCTTCACACCAATACGGCAATCGGTGCGATCACGCGTCTGCGTGATATGGGCATCGAACCTTTCTTGATCTCTTCTTCGCTGCTGGGTGTTTTGGCTCAGCGCTTGGTTCGCACCCTGTGTAACGACTGTAAAGAACCTTACGAAGCGGATAAAGAACAGAAAAAACTGTTTGGGTTTAAGAAGAAAGACAGCCTGACGCTTTACCATGCCAAAGGGTGTGAAAGCTGCAGCCACAAAGGCTATCGAGGCCGTACCGGTATTCATGAACTCTTGATGATTGACGATTCGGTACAAGAGCTGATTCACAGTGAGGCAGGCGAACAGGCGATTGAGAAAGCAATTCGTGGCACAACACCAAGTATTCGAGATGATGGCTTGAGCAAAGTTCTGAAAGGGGTAACGTCCCTAGAAGAAGTGATGCGCGTGACCAAGGAAGTCTAG
- the gspD gene encoding type II secretion system secretin GspD translates to MKHWFKKSAWLLAGSLICTPAAIASDFSASFKGTDIQEFINIVGRNLEKTIIVDPSVRGKIDVRSYDVLNEEQYYSFFLNVLEVYGYAVVEMDSGVLKIIKAKDSKTSAIPVVGDRDSITGDSVVTRVVTVRNVSVRELSPLLRQLNDNAGAGNVVHYDPANIILITGRAAVVNRLAEIIKRVDQAGDKEIEVVELKNASAAEMVRIVDALSKTTDAKNTPAFLQPKLVADERTNAILISGDPKVRSRLRKLIEQLDVEMATKGNNQVIYLKYAKAEDLVDVLKGVSDNLQSEKQSSTKGNSSQRNQVMISAHSDTNSLVITAQPDIMNALQDVIAQLDIRRAQVLIEALIVEMAEGDGINLGVQWGNLDTGAVIQYGNTGASIGGVMVGLEEAKDTETTTAVYDSDGNFQRNETTTEKGDYSTLASALSGVNGAAMSVVMGDWTALISAVATDSNSNILSSPSITVMDNGEASFIVGEEVPVLTGSTAGSSNDNPFQTVERKEVGIKLKVVPQINEGDSVQLQIEQEVSNVLGANGAVDVRFAKRQLNTSVIVQDGQMLVLGGLIDERALESESKVPFLGDIPVLGHLFKSTSTQVEKKNLMVFIKPTIIRDGMTADGITQRKYNFIRAEQLYKAEQGLKLLDDDNIPVLPKFGADMNHPAEIQAFIDQMETE, encoded by the coding sequence GTGAAGCATTGGTTTAAGAAAAGTGCATGGTTATTGGCAGGAAGCTTAATCTGCACACCCGCAGCCATCGCGAGTGATTTTAGTGCCAGCTTTAAAGGCACTGATATTCAAGAGTTTATTAATATTGTTGGTCGTAACCTAGAGAAGACCATCATCGTTGATCCATCGGTGCGCGGAAAAATCGATGTACGCAGCTACGACGTATTGAATGAAGAGCAATATTACAGCTTCTTCTTAAACGTATTAGAGGTGTATGGCTACGCGGTCGTTGAAATGGACTCGGGTGTTCTTAAGATCATCAAAGCCAAAGACTCTAAAACCTCTGCCATTCCTGTTGTTGGTGATCGTGATTCGATCACTGGCGACAGTGTAGTCACGCGTGTTGTGACGGTACGTAATGTCTCGGTTCGTGAACTTTCTCCTCTGCTTCGTCAACTGAACGACAATGCTGGCGCGGGTAACGTTGTGCACTACGACCCAGCCAACATCATCCTTATTACCGGTCGAGCGGCGGTAGTAAACCGTTTAGCTGAAATCATCAAGCGTGTTGACCAAGCGGGTGACAAAGAGATTGAAGTCGTTGAGCTAAAGAATGCATCAGCGGCGGAGATGGTGCGTATTGTAGACGCTCTAAGCAAAACAACAGACGCAAAGAATACGCCTGCATTCCTTCAGCCTAAGCTGGTTGCCGATGAGCGTACCAATGCGATTCTTATTTCTGGTGACCCTAAGGTTCGTAGCCGCCTAAGAAAGCTAATCGAGCAGCTTGATGTCGAAATGGCAACCAAGGGCAACAACCAAGTTATTTATCTTAAGTATGCAAAAGCAGAAGACTTAGTCGATGTACTGAAAGGCGTGTCGGATAACCTACAGTCGGAGAAACAATCTTCAACCAAAGGCAACTCATCGCAACGCAACCAAGTAATGATCTCAGCTCACAGTGATACCAACTCATTGGTTATTACTGCACAGCCAGACATCATGAACGCGCTGCAAGATGTGATCGCTCAACTCGATATCCGTCGTGCTCAAGTATTGATTGAAGCCTTGATTGTTGAAATGGCAGAGGGTGATGGCATTAACCTTGGTGTGCAATGGGGTAACCTTGATACTGGTGCTGTGATTCAGTACGGCAACACCGGAGCGTCAATTGGTGGTGTCATGGTTGGTTTAGAAGAAGCGAAAGACACTGAAACGACCACCGCGGTATATGACTCTGATGGTAACTTCCAGCGTAATGAGACAACCACTGAAAAGGGTGATTATTCAACGTTAGCTTCTGCACTTTCTGGCGTTAATGGTGCGGCTATGAGTGTCGTTATGGGCGACTGGACAGCGTTGATCAGTGCGGTAGCAACCGATTCAAATTCCAACATCCTATCTTCTCCAAGTATCACGGTAATGGATAATGGCGAAGCGTCGTTCATTGTGGGTGAAGAGGTTCCGGTTCTAACTGGTTCAACGGCAGGTTCAAGTAACGATAACCCATTCCAAACGGTTGAACGTAAAGAAGTGGGTATCAAGCTAAAAGTAGTCCCACAAATCAACGAAGGTGACTCAGTTCAGCTGCAAATAGAGCAAGAAGTATCGAACGTATTAGGCGCAAATGGTGCGGTTGATGTGCGTTTTGCTAAGCGTCAATTGAATACGTCGGTGATTGTTCAAGATGGCCAAATGTTGGTGCTTGGTGGCTTGATTGACGAGCGTGCATTAGAGAGTGAATCTAAGGTGCCATTCTTGGGTGATATCCCAGTGCTTGGTCACCTGTTCAAATCAACCAGTACTCAGGTTGAGAAAAAGAATCTAATGGTATTCATTAAGCCAACCATCATCCGTGATGGCATGACGGCTGACGGTATCACTCAGCGTAAATACAACTTCATCCGAGCTGAGCAGTTGTACAAGGCTGAGCAAGGTTTGAAACTGTTGGATGACGATAATATCCCTGTATTGCCTAAATTTGGTGCCGATATGAATCACCCGGCTGAAATCCAAGCCTTCATCGATCAAATGGAAACAGAATAA
- the gspC gene encoding type II secretion system protein GspC, which produces MLSRLLENGFVLQQKLSLATCCVLIAASAWILGQLAWFIEPAEQTVVPWAATASSSSAPQSTLDISSLQQSNMFGAYNPSTPAVVEQQVIQDAPKTRLNLVLVGAVASSNPKLSLAVIANRGTQATYGINEEIEGTRAKLKAVLIDRVIIDNSGRDETLMLEGIEYKRLAVSAPAAPRSSSSVRGNNPASAEEKLDEIKAKIMKDPQQIFQYVRLSQVKRDDSVIGYRVSPGKDSELFNSVGLQNGDIATQLNGQDLTDPAAMGNIFRSISELTELNLVVERDGQQHEVFIEF; this is translated from the coding sequence ATGTTGAGCCGCTTATTAGAGAATGGATTTGTACTTCAGCAGAAACTAAGCTTAGCGACCTGTTGTGTATTGATTGCAGCTTCCGCATGGATCTTAGGACAGCTTGCATGGTTTATCGAACCTGCCGAGCAAACCGTCGTGCCCTGGGCAGCAACGGCCTCATCGTCTTCAGCACCTCAATCGACCCTCGATATCTCTTCTTTGCAGCAGAGCAACATGTTTGGTGCTTATAATCCAAGCACGCCCGCTGTGGTTGAACAGCAAGTTATCCAAGATGCGCCTAAGACGCGATTAAATCTCGTTTTAGTGGGTGCAGTCGCAAGCTCGAATCCAAAACTGAGCTTAGCGGTGATCGCCAATCGCGGCACGCAAGCGACCTACGGAATTAATGAAGAGATTGAAGGCACTCGAGCCAAGCTAAAAGCGGTATTAATCGATCGTGTGATTATTGATAACTCAGGGCGAGACGAAACCTTGATGCTTGAAGGTATTGAGTACAAGCGTTTGGCCGTATCAGCGCCTGCAGCACCTCGTAGCTCTTCTTCAGTTCGTGGTAATAACCCGGCTTCTGCAGAAGAGAAGCTTGATGAAATTAAAGCGAAGATAATGAAAGATCCGCAACAAATCTTCCAATATGTTCGACTGTCTCAGGTGAAGCGCGACGATAGCGTTATTGGTTATCGCGTGAGCCCTGGCAAAGATTCAGAACTTTTTAACTCAGTAGGGCTCCAAAACGGAGATATTGCTACTCAGTTAAATGGTCAAGACCTGACTGACCCCGCCGCTATGGGCAACATATTCCGTTCTATCTCCGAGCTGACAGAGCTAAACCTCGTCGTCGAGAGAGATGGTCAACAACATGAAGTGTTTATTGAATTTTAA
- the hslR gene encoding ribosome-associated heat shock protein Hsp15: MKTANEAVRLDKWLWAARFYKTRSIARNMVDGGKVHYNGQRSKPSKIVELGAVITLRQGNEEKTVTIEKISAHRGGAPIAQTLYEETTESLAKREEFATQRKLNAHNPAPERRPDKKQRRDIIKFKHQ, translated from the coding sequence ATGAAAACTGCTAATGAAGCTGTCAGACTCGATAAATGGTTGTGGGCAGCTCGTTTTTACAAAACCCGGTCTATTGCTCGCAACATGGTCGATGGTGGCAAAGTCCACTATAATGGTCAGCGCAGCAAGCCAAGTAAAATTGTCGAACTTGGGGCTGTGATTACACTGCGCCAAGGTAATGAAGAAAAGACGGTAACGATCGAGAAAATCTCTGCTCATCGCGGTGGAGCTCCGATCGCTCAAACCCTCTATGAAGAAACCACCGAGAGCTTGGCAAAAAGAGAAGAGTTTGCGACACAGCGTAAACTGAATGCTCATAACCCAGCTCCAGAGCGTCGCCCTGATAAGAAGCAACGTCGTGACATCATCAAGTTCAAGCATCAATAA
- the hslO gene encoding Hsp33 family molecular chaperone HslO, which translates to MADPMSTSNVLNRYLFEDLSVRGELVQMDEAYQQIISSKEYPAPVQKLLGELLVSTTLLTATLKFEGSITMQLQGDGPVSLAVINGDHDQKIRGVARFEGDIADDAGLHDLMGKGHLVITIDPKKGERYQGIVGLEGDTLAQVLEGYFANSEQLKTRLWLRTGEHEGKAHAAGMLLQVMPDGTGTPDDFEHLEQLTDTVKNEELFTLEANELLYRLYNQEKVQLFTPQPVEFFCGCSRDRSAAAIITVAQEEIYDILSTEGSVGLHCDYCGTNYSFDKNDVDALYAEAADKGSNTVH; encoded by the coding sequence ATGGCAGACCCAATGTCTACAAGTAATGTTTTAAATCGCTACCTATTTGAAGACCTATCAGTACGTGGTGAATTGGTACAAATGGATGAAGCGTACCAACAAATTATTTCTAGCAAGGAATACCCAGCGCCAGTGCAAAAACTACTGGGTGAGCTATTGGTATCAACAACGCTATTAACTGCGACCCTAAAGTTTGAAGGTTCTATCACAATGCAATTGCAAGGTGACGGCCCAGTATCTCTAGCAGTTATCAATGGCGATCACGACCAGAAGATCCGTGGTGTTGCTCGCTTTGAAGGCGATATCGCAGACGACGCAGGTCTACACGACCTAATGGGTAAAGGTCACCTAGTGATCACCATCGATCCTAAGAAAGGTGAACGTTACCAAGGTATTGTTGGTCTTGAAGGTGACACGCTGGCACAAGTGCTTGAAGGCTACTTCGCTAACTCTGAACAGCTTAAGACTCGTCTATGGCTGCGCACTGGCGAGCATGAAGGCAAAGCACACGCTGCAGGTATGTTGCTACAAGTGATGCCTGACGGTACTGGTACTCCAGATGACTTCGAACACCTAGAGCAACTAACAGATACAGTGAAAAACGAAGAGCTATTCACTCTAGAAGCGAACGAACTGCTTTACCGTTTGTACAACCAAGAGAAAGTACAGCTATTCACACCACAACCGGTTGAGTTCTTCTGTGGTTGTTCACGCGATCGAAGTGCAGCAGCAATCATTACTGTTGCTCAAGAAGAGATCTACGACATCCTAAGCACCGAAGGAAGCGTTGGTCTACACTGCGATTACTGTGGCACAAACTACTCGTTCGACAAGAATGATGTTGATGCACTGTACGCAGAAGCAGCAGATAAAGGCAGCAATACGGTTCATTAA
- the pckA gene encoding phosphoenolpyruvate carboxykinase (ATP): MTVMEHTKAAQIDLTKHGLTGVTEVLRNPSYEQLFVEETLPGLEGYEKGVVTELGSVAVDTGIFTGRSPKDKYIVKDDTTRDTMWWSDQGKNDNKPITTEVWNELKELVTTQLSGKRLFVIDGYCGANPDTRLSVRIITEVAWQAHFVKNMFIRPTDEELATFEPDFVVMNGAKTTNPNWEKQGLNSENFVAFNLTERVQIIGGTWYGGEMKKGMFAMMNYLLPLQGIASMHCSANVGEKGDVAIFFGLSGTGKTTLSTDPKRELIGDDEHGWDDDGIFNFEGGCYAKTIRLSKEAEPEIYNAIRRDALLENVTVRGDGSIDFDDGSKTENTRVSYPIHHIDNIVKPVSKAGHAQKVIFLTADAFGVLPPVSKLTPEQTKYHFLSGFTAKLAGTERGITEPTPTFSAAFGAAFLTLHPTQYAEVLVKRMEAAGAEAYLVNTGWNGTGKRISIQDTRGIIDAILDGSIDNAETKVIPMFNLEVPLALHDVDPAILDPRDTYTDPLQWESKAKDLAERFINNFDKYTDNAEGKSLVAAGPQLD; the protein is encoded by the coding sequence ATGACCGTTATGGAACATACAAAGGCTGCACAAATTGATCTAACTAAGCACGGACTGACTGGCGTTACTGAAGTTCTTCGTAATCCTAGCTACGAGCAGTTATTCGTTGAAGAAACACTGCCAGGTTTGGAAGGCTACGAAAAAGGCGTAGTAACGGAACTAGGCTCTGTTGCGGTAGACACTGGTATCTTTACTGGCCGCTCACCAAAAGATAAGTACATTGTTAAAGATGACACGACCCGCGATACCATGTGGTGGTCAGATCAAGGCAAAAATGACAACAAACCGATTACAACTGAAGTATGGAATGAGCTGAAAGAGCTTGTGACAACTCAGCTATCTGGCAAGCGCCTGTTTGTCATCGACGGTTATTGTGGTGCTAACCCTGATACGCGCTTAAGCGTGCGTATTATCACTGAAGTAGCGTGGCAAGCACACTTCGTTAAGAACATGTTCATTCGTCCAACAGACGAAGAGCTAGCAACGTTCGAACCTGATTTCGTGGTAATGAACGGTGCTAAAACAACTAACCCTAACTGGGAAAAGCAGGGTCTAAACTCTGAAAACTTCGTTGCTTTCAACCTAACAGAGCGCGTTCAAATCATCGGTGGTACTTGGTACGGCGGTGAGATGAAGAAAGGCATGTTCGCAATGATGAACTACCTGCTTCCTCTGCAAGGCATTGCTTCAATGCACTGTAGTGCAAACGTCGGCGAGAAAGGCGATGTAGCGATCTTCTTCGGTCTATCTGGTACAGGTAAAACTACGCTTTCAACCGATCCTAAGCGTGAGCTAATCGGTGATGATGAGCACGGTTGGGATGACGATGGTATCTTCAACTTCGAAGGTGGTTGTTACGCGAAGACTATTCGTCTATCTAAAGAAGCAGAACCTGAAATCTACAATGCAATCCGTCGCGATGCACTACTAGAAAACGTAACGGTTCGTGGTGATGGTTCTATCGATTTTGATGACGGTTCAAAAACTGAGAACACTCGTGTTTCTTACCCGATTCACCACATCGACAACATCGTTAAGCCAGTATCAAAAGCCGGTCACGCTCAAAAGGTTATCTTCCTGACTGCTGATGCATTCGGTGTACTACCACCCGTTTCTAAACTGACTCCAGAGCAAACGAAGTACCACTTCCTATCTGGCTTCACTGCGAAACTAGCGGGTACTGAGCGTGGTATTACTGAGCCAACACCAACGTTCTCTGCGGCATTTGGTGCGGCATTCCTAACTCTTCACCCAACTCAGTACGCTGAAGTGCTTGTGAAGCGTATGGAAGCGGCTGGCGCTGAAGCTTACCTAGTGAACACAGGTTGGAACGGTACTGGTAAACGTATCTCTATCCAAGATACTCGCGGCATCATCGACGCTATCCTAGATGGCTCAATCGACAACGCTGAAACTAAGGTTATCCCTATGTTTAACCTAGAAGTACCGCTAGCGCTGCACGATGTTGACCCAGCGATCCTTGACCCACGCGATACATACACTGACCCTCTACAATGGGAAAGCAAAGCGAAAGATCTAGCCGAGCGCTTCATCAACAACTTTGATAAGTACACAGACAACGCTGAAGGTAAATCACTGGTTGCGGCTGGCCCTCAACTGGACTAA
- a CDS encoding AsmA family protein, with protein sequence MKKVFMVFGIVLAIAVATIAALLLSLQTQYRADVANFFIKHTIEQPVLIEDVEYQAPYHITLMGITQSQPEKQTPLYIDKIDLWFSPSSMTETKLVFDSVLISGLQLEADDLRTLTSLFSQPNIKLHQLAINNLDFSTPEFNARGIDLQISDPTWNNDNSLLPYGKTQLSASQLYWQGEAFDNLLIDLDLKPSDSTLYGASFDWRGAKISGQAEQYQQDWSLVNVTVDGLRLNQEQTQSLLSKEWDVAGIQINHINSLDILRSDVEWQDGHLAAFDASLENIQLPFEIWKQQKAIFSLQAEGVTIDDDMFIEPSLKLNLEANRILIEDFYTQFLQGTVQLNGEVTPSNIELAQLDLQGIKWITENQDSPLVVARLIPWLTQLQNVEINRLNIERSQLIQLAQQPYWQVSGLHVEGHQVQLLQDRKLGLWQGKLMASANDANYQNILSAQPVVEMNSEQGKWTLTRLFAPLRNGYIEANATLDFNQISKPWSLDISADGLPIAPMLQRLELPLDATGYGEFELQAAGLYGDSLMLGYSTTGQLTGSVRQGVMTFNDKLSETSTDNVFEIPELNAHFDRGRFTLEPMHIIGASAAEQGEQRVQTLNGEASGELDLLKAEQHTLSITLSDPCHHISGKLTQAEYSEINDCQQKSATPQE encoded by the coding sequence ATGAAAAAGGTATTCATGGTGTTCGGCATTGTGTTGGCTATCGCCGTTGCAACTATCGCAGCGCTGCTATTAAGCCTGCAGACCCAATACCGTGCGGATGTTGCTAACTTTTTTATCAAACATACGATTGAACAACCTGTACTCATTGAAGATGTTGAGTATCAGGCGCCCTATCACATCACCTTAATGGGCATAACCCAAAGCCAACCCGAAAAGCAGACACCTCTGTATATCGACAAGATCGATCTTTGGTTCAGCCCCAGCTCGATGACAGAAACCAAACTGGTCTTTGACTCTGTTTTGATCAGTGGCCTGCAATTAGAAGCAGACGATCTAAGAACACTGACCTCTTTATTTAGCCAGCCAAACATCAAGCTCCACCAGCTGGCCATCAACAATCTCGACTTTTCGACGCCAGAGTTTAATGCGCGAGGCATCGACCTGCAGATCTCCGACCCAACGTGGAACAACGACAACTCGCTGCTACCTTATGGAAAAACCCAACTTTCTGCCTCACAGCTGTATTGGCAAGGTGAAGCATTCGATAATCTGTTGATTGACCTGGACCTCAAGCCGAGTGACAGCACCCTTTATGGTGCTTCGTTTGACTGGCGTGGCGCCAAGATTTCCGGACAAGCAGAGCAGTATCAACAAGATTGGTCGTTGGTGAATGTGACCGTCGATGGCTTACGACTCAATCAGGAACAGACTCAAAGCCTACTAAGCAAAGAGTGGGATGTGGCAGGTATTCAGATCAATCACATCAATAGCTTAGATATTCTACGCAGCGACGTAGAGTGGCAAGATGGCCACCTCGCTGCCTTTGATGCCTCACTCGAAAATATCCAACTACCTTTTGAAATCTGGAAGCAGCAGAAAGCCATTTTCTCTCTGCAGGCAGAAGGAGTGACCATTGATGATGACATGTTCATCGAGCCAAGCCTAAAGCTCAACCTAGAAGCAAACCGGATTCTGATTGAGGATTTCTATACTCAATTCCTACAAGGCACTGTTCAGCTCAATGGCGAAGTCACCCCTAGCAATATTGAATTAGCGCAGCTCGACCTGCAAGGGATCAAATGGATTACCGAAAACCAAGATAGCCCTCTAGTCGTAGCTCGACTAATACCTTGGCTTACACAACTCCAGAACGTCGAGATTAACCGACTTAACATAGAACGCAGCCAACTTATCCAACTCGCACAACAACCTTACTGGCAGGTCTCTGGATTACATGTCGAGGGGCATCAAGTCCAGCTGCTACAGGATAGAAAGCTGGGCCTGTGGCAAGGGAAGCTGATGGCGAGCGCCAATGATGCCAACTATCAAAATATTCTCAGCGCACAGCCTGTGGTTGAGATGAATAGCGAACAAGGGAAATGGACGCTGACACGTCTGTTTGCACCACTCAGGAATGGCTACATTGAAGCCAATGCAACACTCGACTTTAACCAAATCAGCAAGCCATGGAGCTTAGATATTTCTGCCGATGGGTTACCGATTGCGCCTATGCTGCAGCGACTTGAATTACCGCTCGATGCAACCGGGTATGGCGAGTTTGAACTTCAAGCCGCAGGTTTATATGGCGACTCACTGATGCTCGGTTACTCAACCACAGGGCAACTCACTGGCAGCGTTCGCCAGGGTGTGATGACCTTTAATGACAAGCTTTCTGAAACATCGACTGATAACGTGTTTGAAATTCCAGAGCTTAATGCGCATTTTGACCGTGGGCGCTTCACCCTCGAACCGATGCACATTATTGGTGCATCAGCAGCAGAGCAAGGAGAACAAAGGGTTCAAACGCTCAATGGCGAGGCTTCTGGAGAACTCGACTTGCTTAAAGCCGAGCAACACACCCTCTCGATTACCCTATCGGACCCATGTCATCATATCTCAGGAAAGCTCACCCAAGCTGAGTATTCGGAGATTAACGACTGCCAACAAAAAAGCGCCACTCCTCAGGAGTAG